A segment of the Allosaccharopolyspora coralli genome:
GGATACCATGGGACAGCAAGTCCTTCCTCGGTCGACAGTGGCTACGCGACGTGACGAGAACCAGCGCCGGGCGAGCCGCACAACTGCTCGGCCAACCTCCCGGGAAATGTCCGTTCGGTCGCGAGCACGACTCGCACGCTGGCCCCCTCCTGGGCCGGAAAACCCCGGTACTTCCCGCGAGTGTCGGCGATGGTGACGCCGCGGGCCGGACCGTCACCGGTTTCCACCTCGACCGCAACGATCGGCCCCAGCACGACGGGAACATCGCCCACCGCAATCGCCGCTGCGAGGGGGTCGTGGCACGCGGCTCGCCGAACGCCGAAAACATCCTGCTCGTAGAAGTCGAGGTAGTGCTCCAGGATCGTCGCCGCGAAGGTGGCGACCGGCGAATCCGCCGCGCCGAGCCGGTTCTTGACCTCTTCGGTGAGGACTTCGGCCATCGTGACGTCCAGCGGCACGAGGGTGACGTTCCATCCGGCCTGGAGCACCATCCCGGCGGCCTCGGGATCGTTGTGGATGTTCGCTTCGGCCGCAGGGGTGGCATTGCCCGGGTGGTGGATCGCACCGCCCATGACGGTGACATGCTTCACGAGATCGGGCAGCTTCGGCTCCAGCAGCAACGCCGTCGCCAGGTTCGTCAGGGGACCGATCGCGAGTAGATGCAACTCTCCGGGGGACTCCCGTGCGAGCCGTACGATCAGTTCCGCGGCGGGCTCCGAAATCGGTGTCGACCTCGGTGCGGGCAGGCCCGTGTCGCCCAGCCCGTCATCCCCGTGCACGGACGGTGCCGGAGAGAAGGTCCCGCGCCAATTGCTGCGGGCACCGACGGCCACAGGGATGTGCTGCCGCCCCACGAGTTCGAGCACGCGCAGCGAGTTGTCCGCAGCCGTGTCGGCGTCGGTGTTGCCGAAAACCGTCGTCACCGCACGGATGTCGACGTCCGGATCGTGGAGGAGGTAGAGCAACGCCAGCGCATCATCGATGCCGGTGTCGCAATCGACGATCAACGTTTCCTTCGGCGCCATCGGTTGCCTTGCCTTTCTCCTTGACAGCGGATCGGTGACGCGATGCCTCATCGCGACTGCCGCACGGCGATGCCCGGTGCCCCACTGGGCAACACGTACTTGGTCGCCAGCAAGGGCATGCGGTCGACGGAGACGACCTGGGTGATCAGGACGACGGGCGTGTCCGGCGAGCGCTCGAACGTCAACCCGCGCCGACGGCCCAGCACGGTCGCGGTGACAGTACTGGCCCCGCTCAGCGGCAGGCCGGGATCTGCGGACGCGAGCGCGTGCAACATCGTGTGCGGCTGCGCTGTCCCGTCCTCCAGTGCCTGGACCAACGCGGGATCAACCGCGGCGAGCGCCTCGTCGTGGACGGACCACTCCTCCACCAGGCACACCGCAACGCCCTCGACGTCGACGACGCTCTCCCAGAAACGCACTTCGCAGCTAGCCGGGACCGGCAAGTGCTGCATCACGAGGTCGGTCGGCTCCTCGATGTCGCGCACAAGAGGCCGAACCTTGGCGGTGTCGACACCCAGCAGGCTCTCGATCGGCTGCAACCGCTCGAAACCACGACGGGCGGGTCCGTCGCTGACGGTCCTGCCCACGCCGCGCCGAACGGTGATCACGCCGTCCTCCTGCAGCAGGATCAGCGCCTCCCGGAGTGCCGGCCTACTCACACCGAGCGACGAGGCGAGCTCGGGCTCGGACGGCAGCGTCGAACCCGCCGGATAGGTCCCCACACGAATCGCGTCGACGATTCGTTCGTAAAGCTCCACGACTGGACGCCGCTGCGGTCGTCTGCCCGCCACGGTGCGCACCCCCTGAGTACGGTTGCTGTCAGACAAGTAAAGAACCCATCCTGACTTCCGTCAAGACTTCGGAGCGATGCGTTCAGGAAGTAAACGGGCAGGAAGTCACCAGCACCCGGACCCTTGACTCCTCGAGCGTGAAGCGGTAAACCCTTCCCTCAACCGAGTCACTTGTCTGACAAGTCGGCCCCGTCACACACGAAGACCGTTACTGCTCCACGTCGCCGCCCACCAGTACGCGGCCGACCTCCGCACCCGACCTCTCAAGGTGGAGGTTCCTCATGACGACGGTCCATGACCAGTCGTTCGCCACGGCGTCACCAGCACGCCACGCCAGCCTGCTGACGGCCCTGGTGCTCGCGGTCGCCGGTTACCAGATCAACGCCACCATGCTCGCACCCGCGCTGCCCGACGTGATGGAGCGACTGCACACAAGCAGCGGGCCGGCCGGACTCGCCCAGACCCTGTTCTTCCTGTTCGCCGCCATCGGACAGATCACGATTGCACGGCTCAGCGACTACCTGGGCCGACGGCGAATGCTGCTCACGACGTTACTGTTCCTGATCCTTGGCGAGGCGGTATGCGCGCTCGCCCCGAACATCGAGATCTTCATCGTGGGCCGGATGCTGCAAGGCCTGTCCGCTGCGACGTTCGCCCTCTCTTACCTGATTTTGCACGAGTTGCTGTCGCCCGGGAAGTTCGGGCGTGCGCTCGGCATCATCACCGCGGTCAACGGCGGTATCGCCGGCGTGGACGCGATCGTCGGCGGCACGGTGGCCGACACCGTCGGGTTCCGCGGCATCTTCCTGCTCAGCCTGCTGCTCACGCTGGTCGCTATCGGCGTCGTGTACTTCTCGGTTCCTGCCACGAACGTGCCGCGCCCGGGCACGATGGACTGGAAGGGAGCCAGCCTGCTGGCTGTCGGCCTCACCGGCGTCCTGCTCGCTCTCAACGAGGGCGGGAACTCGGGCTGGGTCTCTCCCGGCCCTCTCGTCCTCCTGGTCGGCGGGCTGCTCTGCCTCGTGCTGTTCCCCCGCGTGGAGAGAGGGAATCCCGACGCTCTCATCGACACCTCGGCCCTGGCGTCCCGCCGAGTCTGGCCCCTGCTGCTGACGACCGTGTTCACGCTGGCCGGGGTGTTCGGGATGCTCAACTTCACCATTCCGCTGCTCACCCAGACCCCAGACGCCGGGTACGGGATGTCGGCCACCACCTCGGCCGTCCTGTTCCTCGCCCCGGCGTCCGCCCTCGGTGTCATCGCGGCTCCCCTAGCCGGGCAGTTCGCACCTCGCATCGGCTGGCGACGTTCGGTGCTGATCGGTGTCATCGGCACGGCCGCCGCTTTCGTTCCGCTCGTGCTCTTCCCCGGAGCCCCTTGGGCCGTATTCGCCGCACTGGCTGTCCTCGGCATCACCTACACCGGATACAGCCTGACCGCGCTGACCGGCCTGGCCGTCGAGTCCGCCCCCGCGGACAAGCCCGGCTCCGTGCCCGGCCTCAACGGAGCGTGCTTCGGCATCGGCGCCTCCCTGGGCATCGCCGTCGCCGCCAGCGTCGTGGACGCCGTCACCGGTGGTGGCCCACCGACGTCCGGTGCTTTCCACGCCGCGCTCTGGTCGTCCGCCGCCTTCGTGGCCCTCGCTCTGATCACCGCCTTTCTCATCAAACCCGCATCACAACCGAACGAATAGGAGGTAACCGTCGTGCACGATGTGCCGACCCCCGACCAGATCCAGCGTGCCCCGAAGGTGCTACTCCACGACCACCTCGACGGTGGAGTACGCCCGAAGACAGTGGCGGAGCTGGCAGAACTGACCGGATACGACGCGCTGCCAACGTCCGATGTGGACGGCCTCACGAAGTGGTTCGCTGCGGCGACCGAAGCCGGGTCGCTGGAGGAGTACCTGGAACGATTCGTGCACACGGTCGGGATCATGCAAACCGCTGCCGCGATCAGCCGGGTGGCCGCGGAATGCGCGGAGGACCTCGCGGCCGACGGCGTCGTGTACGCCGAAGTGCGTTACGCGCCCGAGCTGAGCACCCACAAGGGGCTGTCGCTCGACGAGGTAGTCGAAGCGATCCTCGACGGTTTCCGCCAAGGCACCGCCCGTGCGGGTCACTCCGGACACCATATCCGCGTCGGTGTGCTGTTGTGCGCGATGCGCCAGGAGTCCCGGGCGAAGGAGATCGCCGAGCTCGCGGTGAAGTACCGCGACCACGGTGTCGTCGGCTTCGACATCGCCGGGCCGGAAGCGGGTTTCCCACCCACCCGGTCACTCGACGCCTTCGAGTACCTGCGGCGGGAGAACTGCCACTTCACCATTCACGCCGGGGAAGGCTTCGGCTTGCCGTCCATCTGGGAGGCCATCCAGTGGTGCGGCGCCGCGCGCCTCGGCCACGGAGTCCGCATCGTCGAGGACATCGCTGTGGCTGAGGACGGCAGCACCCGGCTCGGACGGCTGGCGTCCTTCGTGCGGGACCGGCGCATCCCGTTGGAGATGTGCCCCCGGTCGAACGTCCACACGGGCACTGTCAGCTCGCTCGCGGACCACCCGATCGCCCTGTTGCGACAGCTGAACTTCCGGGTCACGGTCAACACCGACAACCGGTTGATGAGCCAGACTTCGATGACCCGCGAGTTCGCCGAACTGGCCGAGCACTTCGGCTACGGACTCGACGATCTCCAGTGGTTCACGATCAACGCGATGAAATCCGCCTTCATCCCGTTCGACCAGCGCCTCGCGCTGATCGACGAGGTCATCAAACCCGGTTACGCCGCACTGCGATCGGAGTTCGTGTTCGACTCGGTGGCTCAGTACACCGCCGCGCGGCGCTGAGCCGACGAGATCGGCGTGGGTGTGCCTCGCTCGGCCAAGCCCGGCACACCCACGCTCGAACACCTACCTGTTCACCGTGGAGGGCCGTCGTGTTCCGTTCCACGCCCAACCAACCCTTCGACGTCGCCTTCGCCACGTGGCTGACCAGCGGATCCTTCCGCTGTACGGGGTGATACGAACTCGCGCGAGGTGATCAGATCCTGCATTGGCCCCATTGCCGATGTCAGTTCTTGGCAGATCGAACGAGAGCGCAGCCATTGACCCTAAACGCTGTCTTCTAATTGATCTTCTGGTGGTGTGGTGGGGCTTGCGGTCAGCCGGTGAGGGCGAGGTTGCGGAGGTAGGCGATTCCGGAGGCGGTGTCGGCGAGGGTGTGGGCGGCGCGTCGGTAGTCACGCAGGCTCTTCCAGGTCTTCATGCCTACCAGGGCGTGTTCGACGCGGGCTCGGACTCGTCGGTGGGTGGCATTGAGATCTTCTTGCCACTCGCTGCCGTCGGCGATCACCGGCCGTCCGACAAGGGTCTGTTCGATGCCGGATTCCCGATAGACGGTGCAGGAGTTGCGGTTACCCGGCTGCTAGTCACCGGTGGCAACCACGAGGCGGCTGTCGGCGTCGATAGCGACCTGCAGGTTGGTCGAGTACCGATCGTCTTTCGACGGCGCAGCCAATCGATGGTCCCGCGTGGGCACCAGCGTGCCGTCCACGATCGCGACCTGATCTGTACAGCGTTTGCGCACCGGGGCCAAAGCCAGCAGCGGACCGAGCGTGTCCACCGTTGCGCGGCGTGCGAACGGAAGATGGAAGGCAGCCCTCGCGCACACGGCATGTACTACCGCTGCCCTGCCCGCACGCTGGCACCCGGCTCGGCGGTCCTGGCATCCCATCCCCCGGCGGTATATCTCCGCGAGGACCTCATTCGCGACGCTGTCAACGGTTGGCTCGGATACCTCTTCCACCCGGACAACGTGGACGGCACCGTGGCGGCGTTGGTCACTTTCCAGGACGAGCCGTCCGCGTGTCCCAAGGATCACGAGAAGCTGAAGAAGCGGGTCGCCGATACCGAGGCTCGGCTACGGCGCTGCCAAGCCGCTATCGAGTCAGGAGTAGACCCGCCGCGTTGGTCGAGGTGATCAACGATGCCCAAGCGCAGCGCGCAGCCGCGAAAGCCGAACTGGAGAGCGCGCCCGCACCGAACGCCCTCGGTCACGCCGAGGTACACGCGATGATCGATTCTCTCTCGGCGACGTAGGCGAGGCGCTGTCCCGAGAGAAACCGGACAGCTTGGCGAACCTCTACACGGCCGTTGGCCTGCAAGTTCGCTACGAGAGCGAGGCTCGTACTGCGAATGTGACTATCCAACCAGTAAGCCGGGTGAATAGTGTGCGTGTCCGAGGGGGACTTGAACCCCCACCAGTGGGAGCGATCCCCGAACCGGGGATTCATCTCCATGCCACAGACACTAAGGGACACCGCCCAGACCTAAGACGATGTCTCATTTGGTCTTCTGGAGGCGTTTGAAGCAGACGAGCATTGCGGCCAGGGCGAGGAAGGCTTTGAAGGTGTCGGCGCGGCGTTCGTAGCGCAGGGTCAGGCGGCGGTAGCCGGACAACCAGGAAAAAGAACGTTCGACGACCCAACGGTGCCGACCGAGCCTTTCGCTGGACTCGACGCCTTTGCGGGCCAGACGAGGACGAATGCCGTGGTCACGGAGCCAGCGGCGGCGATCCGCGCTGTTGTAGGCCTTGTCTCCGTGCAGCTTGGCGGGTTTCCGGCGACGCGGCCCGCGCCGGCACCGGATCGCCGGGAGCGCGTTGACCAGCGGAATCATCGCGTACCCGTCGGCGGTGTTAGCCGCCGAGATCCCGGTCGACAACGGCAGCCCGCTCACGTCGGTCAGGACGTGGAGTTTCGAGCCGGGTTTCGCCCGGTCAACCGGACTCGGTCCGGTCATGCCGCCCCTTTTTTGGCCCTCACGGCGGCGGCGTCGACCACGGCACGGGACCAGTCGACCAGGCCCTGGCTGCCTAACTCGTCGAGGACGGCGTGATGAATCCGGGCCCACAGCCCGGCTTCGGTCCAGCGCACGAACCACCGGTGCGCGGTCGGGACCGTCACCCCGAACGACGGCGGCAGATACCGCCACGCACACCCGCTGGTCACTACGTACACGATCGCGGTGAACACCTTCCGCGAATCCACCGCAGCCCGACCACCGCCCTGCGGACGGCCCTTGACCTCGGGAATCAACGGCTCCACCAGCTCCCACAGCTCGTCAGGAACAAGCCTTCGCGACAACGCATCCACAATGGATGATCATCCCCTATCAGCACCCAAGATCCAAACGAGACATCGTCTAAGCAAGCATCCTCGATTCGCCCGTGTTGACTCGGCCAGGAGGAAGCCGTCCCTCCCAGCGCTGCTCCTCAATCGGCGCTGTCGACGACCATCCAACACGTCCACCCGGGCTGCTCCGGACGCACCAAAGGTCACGAACACAACGCTCGTCGCGATCCCGTCCGGATCCACCAACCGGTCCTGTGAGAGCGGCCGGCGGGATTTGACCCCTTGACTGCCAGAGCAGTCCACACAGGACGGTGACCTGCGCAGACGGAGAATCCCCAGGTAGCGGCTATTCACCTGGGTGCAGCTTGGCGCAGTACAACCCACCGCGCGACAACTACGTCCTCCCACTTTCCTCCCACCGCCAGCGACAAAGACGTGTTGACGCGACCTGCTCGGAGCCACACCAACGCGCGCAAGCGCTGCCCGCTCCTGTCCTCCACCATCCGATCGCGCCGAGACGACCGCGCGACGTGCGGTGTTCGTGGTCAATGCTGTCGGGGCCCCGGCACGGGTTGGGACACCGACGGGCAGCTCAGGCGCTGGCTGCTGCCGAGGTGGTCTCGGTGGTGCAGCACTCCGACCCGCAGCACTCTGCCGGTTCGGTGGCAAGGCTGTCCTGGCCGAACTCTGCTGAGTCGGCCTTGACAACGTAGACCTCCCACGGCTCGCGACCGGGCCCGTGTACCCAGACCTTGTCCTGGGTGGCGTAGCAACACGTGGTGTCGTCTTCGACCTGAGTGAACAGGCCGAGCTCCGACAACCGCTGAGTGGCGTCGTGGACGGTGTCGCTGTCGGCGACCTCGACACCGAGGTGGTCCATCACCGTGTCCTGACCGGACTCGCCTTCCAGGAGGACGAGCTTCAGCGGCGGCTCGGCCACGGCGAAGTTGGCGTAGCCCGGCCGGAGCTTGACCGGCTCGGTGCCGAACAACTTGCTGTAGAACTCGATCGACCCCTGCAGGTCACCGACCCGCAGAGCCAGCTGGATCCGGGACATCGCTACTCCTTGATTAGATGCTTCTCGAACCAATACTTGTAGTTTGCTCCCTGCCTCGACAGCTGTCAACATAGAGACCTGTCGAAATAAGGTGCGGCGTGGCTGTGGTCGCTGACCGCCGCCCGCGCCTGTGTCCGCGTCAAGGGAGCCTGAAGGATGTCTGTGGTCGAGGTGTATGACCCGGCGATGTGTTGTTCCACCGGTGTGTGCGGTCCGTCGGTGGATCCGGCGTTGACCCAGTTCGCTGCCGACATGGATTGGCTCGGTGGGGCTGGAGTGACCGTGCAGCGTTTCGGTTTGGCGTCCGAGCCCGGCAAGTTCACCGAGAACACGGCGGTCAGCACGTTGCTCACCGAACAGGGCGAGAAGGCACTGCCGGCGGTGCTGGTCGACGGCACGCTGCAGTGTTCCGGTCGGTATCCGACCCGGGTGGAGCTGGCCGTCTGGACCGGTATGGCCACCGAGCGGCCCAGTGTGCCCATCGTTGAGCAGTCCGGCGCTGACGGTGGCTGCGGCTGCGGGCCTGGGGAGTGCTGAAGATGCCAGGAGCGGACATCGGCCGGGTGCTCGGTGGCTTGCTCGATGCCGCCACCCCGTTCGTGTTCTTCACGGGCAAAGGGGGCGTGGGCAAGACCTCGACGGCTGCGGCGACGGCGATCGGGTTGGCCGATGCGGGTCGCCGGGTCCTGCTAGTCAGCACCGATCCGGCGTCCAACCTCGACGAGGTCCTGGGGATGCAGGCGGGGCAGTCTCCGGTGCCGGTGTCCGAGGTGGCCGGGCTGCGGGCGATGAACATCGACCCGGAGACTGCGGCGGCCCAGTACCGGGAGAAGGTCATCGGGCCGTATCGGAGAGTCTGCCGGCCTCGGCGATCAGGCAGATCGAAGAGCAGCTTTCCGGGGCCTGCACGGTGGAGATCGCCGCGTTCAACGAGTTCGTTGCTCTGCTGACCGATCCGGACATCACCGCACGGTTCGATCACGTCGTGTTCGACACGGCCCCGACCGGGCACACGCTGCGGTTGCTCAGCCTGCCCAGCGCGTGGTCGGACTTCCTGGTCACCAACCCCGGCGGCGATTCCTGCCTCGGACCGCTGTCGGAACTGGGTGCCCAGCAGCAGCGCTACGCCGAGGCCATGGGGGTGTTGGCCACGCCGGCACGGACCACCATCGCGCTAGTCACCCGGCCCGAGACCGGCGCTCTGTCCGAAGCCGCCCGGGCCGCCGCGGAACTGCGGGCACTGGGCATCACCGAGCAGCGGCTGGTCGTCAACGGCGAGTTCACCGCACTGAGCCTGGATGATCCGCTGGCTGCCGCATGGCAACAGCGCGCCCAGGATGCGCTGGCGAACATGCCCACCGACCTCGCCGAGATCGCCGACGTCGACCGCGTGCCGCTGCTGCCGAGCCTGCCGATGGGCATCTCGGGTCTGCGCGACATGCTCGATCCGCCACTGCTGGCCGAGCCCAACACGGGGGAGGTCAACCCGGTGGTGGACGGTGACAGCACGGGATTGGCGGAGCAGGTCGACGAGATCGCAGCAAGCGGTCGCGGCTTGGTCATGACCATGGGCAAGGGCGGGGTCGGCAAGACCACCGTCGCCGCGGCCCTCGCCGTCGCGCTGGCTCGCCGAGGCCATCCGGTCACGCTGACCACCACCGACCCGGCCGCCCACGTGGCGTCGGCGATCGGCCCGGAGGTCGAGAACCTGGAGATCACCCGGATCGATCCGGCCGCCGAGACGGCCGCCTACACCGACTCGGTGCTGGCCGAGGCCGGGGCCCACCTCGACGACGAGGGGCGACGGCTGCTCCTCGAGGACCTGCGGTCCCCCTGCACGGAGGAGATCGCGGTCTTTCATGCCTTCGCCCGCACTGTGGCCGCAGCCGCCGACCGGTTCGTCGTCGTCGACACCGCTCCGACCGGGCATACGCTGCTGCTGCTGGACGCCTCCCGCAGCTACCAACGGCAATTGGCACAGCAAACCAGGCAGGAACCACCAGCCGAGGCCGTCGAACTACTCAACCGGCTGACCGACCCAGACTTCACCCGCATTCTGCTGGTGACCCTGCCGGAGGCCACGCCGGTGCACGAGGCGGCGGCTCTGCAAGCCGATCTGGCCCGCGCCGGCATCAAGCCCTACGGGTGGGTGGTCAACCAGAGCCTGACCGCTGCCGGCCCGACAGACCCGTTGCTGGTGGCTCGGGTCGGTTCTGAACGGCGCTACCTCACCGAGGTGGCCACCGAACACGCCCCACGCACCGCCGTGCTGCCCTTCACCGCCACAGCCCCGGTCGGCGTGGAGCAGCTGAGCGCGCTCGTCACCGGCGGATGATGCCCCGCCGGTGACCTGTGCCCCGCCGCACGGCGAGTTGCCCACTGCATTGATGACTGTCAAGATAGAGCTATGTCGAATCAAGCGCAGGGCCCGCAGCGGTGGTGCTGCTCGCCGACGACGGGGGAGCCGCTGTCGGCCGAGCAGGCCGGGGACCTGTCGGCGGTGTTCAAAGCTTTGGGTGATCCGGTGCGGCTGCGGCTGCTGTCGTTGATCGCCGCCCACGCCGGCGGGGAGGCGTGCGTGTGCGATCTGACCGGGGCTTTTGAGCTGTCCGGGCCGACGATCTCGCATCATCTCAAGGTGCTGCGTGAGGCCGGGATCATCACCGGTGAGCGGCGCGGTACCTGGATCTACTACCGGGTGCTGCCGGAAACGTTGCAGCAGTTGACGTCGGTGCTGGGCCCCG
Coding sequences within it:
- a CDS encoding ArsA-related P-loop ATPase; its protein translation is MPGADIGRVLGGLLDAATPFVFFTGKGGVGKTSTAAATAIGLADAGRRVLLVSTDPASNLDEVLGMQAGQSPVPVSEVAGLRAMNIDPETAAAQYREKVIGPYRRVCRPRRSGRSKSSFPGPARWRSPRSTSSLLC
- a CDS encoding ArsR/SmtB family transcription factor produces the protein MSNQAQGPQRWCCSPTTGEPLSAEQAGDLSAVFKALGDPVRLRLLSLIAAHAGGEACVCDLTGAFELSGPTISHHLKVLREAGIITGERRGTWIYYRVLPETLQQLTSVLGPAPVTPMTA
- the arsD gene encoding arsenite efflux transporter metallochaperone ArsD, with the protein product MSVVEVYDPAMCCSTGVCGPSVDPALTQFAADMDWLGGAGVTVQRFGLASEPGKFTENTAVSTLLTEQGEKALPAVLVDGTLQCSGRYPTRVELAVWTGMATERPSVPIVEQSGADGGCGCGPGEC
- a CDS encoding ArsI/CadI family heavy metal resistance metalloenzyme, with translation MSRIQLALRVGDLQGSIEFYSKLFGTEPVKLRPGYANFAVAEPPLKLVLLEGESGQDTVMDHLGVEVADSDTVHDATQRLSELGLFTQVEDDTTCCYATQDKVWVHGPGREPWEVYVVKADSAEFGQDSLATEPAECCGSECCTTETTSAAASA
- a CDS encoding IS5 family transposase (programmed frameshift); this translates as MVDALSRRLVPDELWELVEPLIPEVKGRPQGGGRAAVDSRKVFTAIVYVVTSGCAWRYLPPSFGVTVPTAHRWFVRWTEAGLWARIHHAVLDELGSQGLVDWSRAVVDAAAVRAKKGGGMTGPSPVDRAKPGSKLHVLTDVSGLPLSTGISAANTADGYAMIPLVNALPAIRCRRGPRRRKPAKLHGDKAYNSADRRRWLRDHGIRPRLARKGVESSERLGRHRWVVERSFSWLSGYRRLTLRYERRADTFKAFLALAAMLVCFKRLQKTK
- a CDS encoding adenosine deaminase, yielding MHDVPTPDQIQRAPKVLLHDHLDGGVRPKTVAELAELTGYDALPTSDVDGLTKWFAAATEAGSLEEYLERFVHTVGIMQTAAAISRVAAECAEDLAADGVVYAEVRYAPELSTHKGLSLDEVVEAILDGFRQGTARAGHSGHHIRVGVLLCAMRQESRAKEIAELAVKYRDHGVVGFDIAGPEAGFPPTRSLDAFEYLRRENCHFTIHAGEGFGLPSIWEAIQWCGAARLGHGVRIVEDIAVAEDGSTRLGRLASFVRDRRIPLEMCPRSNVHTGTVSSLADHPIALLRQLNFRVTVNTDNRLMSQTSMTREFAELAEHFGYGLDDLQWFTINAMKSAFIPFDQRLALIDEVIKPGYAALRSEFVFDSVAQYTAARR
- a CDS encoding nucleoside hydrolase; the protein is MAPKETLIVDCDTGIDDALALLYLLHDPDVDIRAVTTVFGNTDADTAADNSLRVLELVGRQHIPVAVGARSNWRGTFSPAPSVHGDDGLGDTGLPAPRSTPISEPAAELIVRLARESPGELHLLAIGPLTNLATALLLEPKLPDLVKHVTVMGGAIHHPGNATPAAEANIHNDPEAAGMVLQAGWNVTLVPLDVTMAEVLTEEVKNRLGAADSPVATFAATILEHYLDFYEQDVFGVRRAACHDPLAAAIAVGDVPVVLGPIVAVEVETGDGPARGVTIADTRGKYRGFPAQEGASVRVVLATERTFPGRLAEQLCGSPGAGSRHVA
- a CDS encoding GntR family transcriptional regulator, translated to MSDSNRTQGVRTVAGRRPQRRPVVELYERIVDAIRVGTYPAGSTLPSEPELASSLGVSRPALREALILLQEDGVITVRRGVGRTVSDGPARRGFERLQPIESLLGVDTAKVRPLVRDIEEPTDLVMQHLPVPASCEVRFWESVVDVEGVAVCLVEEWSVHDEALAAVDPALVQALEDGTAQPHTMLHALASADPGLPLSGASTVTATVLGRRRGLTFERSPDTPVVLITQVVSVDRMPLLATKYVLPSGAPGIAVRQSR
- a CDS encoding ArsA-related P-loop ATPase, which codes for MEIAAFNEFVALLTDPDITARFDHVVFDTAPTGHTLRLLSLPSAWSDFLVTNPGGDSCLGPLSELGAQQQRYAEAMGVLATPARTTIALVTRPETGALSEAARAAAELRALGITEQRLVVNGEFTALSLDDPLAAAWQQRAQDALANMPTDLAEIADVDRVPLLPSLPMGISGLRDMLDPPLLAEPNTGEVNPVVDGDSTGLAEQVDEIAASGRGLVMTMGKGGVGKTTVAAALAVALARRGHPVTLTTTDPAAHVASAIGPEVENLEITRIDPAAETAAYTDSVLAEAGAHLDDEGRRLLLEDLRSPCTEEIAVFHAFARTVAAAADRFVVVDTAPTGHTLLLLDASRSYQRQLAQQTRQEPPAEAVELLNRLTDPDFTRILLVTLPEATPVHEAAALQADLARAGIKPYGWVVNQSLTAAGPTDPLLVARVGSERRYLTEVATEHAPRTAVLPFTATAPVGVEQLSALVTGG
- a CDS encoding MFS transporter; this translates as MTTVHDQSFATASPARHASLLTALVLAVAGYQINATMLAPALPDVMERLHTSSGPAGLAQTLFFLFAAIGQITIARLSDYLGRRRMLLTTLLFLILGEAVCALAPNIEIFIVGRMLQGLSAATFALSYLILHELLSPGKFGRALGIITAVNGGIAGVDAIVGGTVADTVGFRGIFLLSLLLTLVAIGVVYFSVPATNVPRPGTMDWKGASLLAVGLTGVLLALNEGGNSGWVSPGPLVLLVGGLLCLVLFPRVERGNPDALIDTSALASRRVWPLLLTTVFTLAGVFGMLNFTIPLLTQTPDAGYGMSATTSAVLFLAPASALGVIAAPLAGQFAPRIGWRRSVLIGVIGTAAAFVPLVLFPGAPWAVFAALAVLGITYTGYSLTALTGLAVESAPADKPGSVPGLNGACFGIGASLGIAVAASVVDAVTGGGPPTSGAFHAALWSSAAFVALALITAFLIKPASQPNE